The Mauremys reevesii isolate NIE-2019 linkage group 1, ASM1616193v1, whole genome shotgun sequence genome has a segment encoding these proteins:
- the LOC120395683 gene encoding stromelysin-1-like has translation MLKMKSLSFQILLCVAFSYAFPLAPETEKENEEDMQFAKKYLEKYYKLKTEAEPIFKTKNSKPITDKIREMQEFFGLKVTGELDSNTLEVMKQPRCGIPDVGQFSTFPGSPRWTKTDLKYRILNYTPDMEPADVDEAIEKAWNVWSSVTPLKFTRVYEGDADIMISFEAGFHGDFFPFDGMGNTLAHAYAPGEGIGGDAHFDEDEYWTKDLKGYNLFLVAAHEFGHSLGLSHSNDFGSLMYPSYKPMDTRNYRLPQDDVDGIQTLYGPPISTEPPASTPPTETPTETSTTGICDPHVTFDAITTLRGEIMFFKDRFIWRKSPYFPGIEHDLISSFWPVLPSGFQAAYEIDKKDQVFLFKGNQYWVVSGYSVHPGYPRNIHTLGFPRYVKKIDAAVYDENTKKTYFFVGDKYWSYDEVTKSMEKGYPRRISVDFPRIGNKVDAAFQEKGHFYFFHGSKQYEIDTKSKKVIREMKSNSWFDCK, from the exons ATGTTGAAAATGAAGAGTCTTTCATTCCAGATCTTACTTTGTGTAGCATTTTCTTATGCTTTTCCACTAGCTCCAGaaacagagaaggaaaatgaaGAAGACATGCAATTTGCTAAG AAATATCTGGAAAAGTACTATAAACTTAAAACAGAGGCAGAACCTATCTTTAAAACGAAGAACAGCAAACCCATAACTGACAAAATCCGAGAAATGCAGGAATTCTTTGGGCTGAAAGTGACTGGGGAACTGGATTCCAATACTTTGGAGGTGATGAAGCAGCCCAGGTGTGGAATACCTGATGTTGGTCAGTTCAGCACCTTTCCAGGGTCTCCTAGATGGACAAAAACAGATCTGAAATATAG GATTTTGAACTACACACCAGACATGGAACCAGCTGATGTAGATGAAGCGATTGAGAAGGCTTGGAATGTCTGGAGCAGTGTGACCCCACTGAAATTCACCAGAGTTTATGAAGGCGACGCAGATATAATGATCTCGTTTGAGGCTGGAT TTCATGGTGACTTCTTTCCCTTTGATGGAATGGGTAACACTCTTGCTCATGCCTATGCACCGGGCGAAGGTATTGGTGGAGATGCCCACTTTGATGAGGATGAATACTGGACCAAAGATTTGAAAG GTTACAACTTGTTTCTTGTTGCTGCTCATGAGTTTGGCCACTCATTGGGTCTTTCTCATTCAAATGACTTTGGCTCCTTGATGTATCCATCCTATAAGCCGATGGATACCAGAAACTACAGGCTCCCTCAGGATGATGTTGATGGCATTCAGACCCTATATG GACCCCCAATCTCTACTGAGCCACCAGCTTCCACACCACCCACAGAAACACCCACAGAAACATCAACCACAGGCATCTGTGACCCTCACGTGACTTTTGATGCCATCACCACCCTCCGTGGGGAAATAATGTTCTTTAAAGACAG GTTTATCTGGCGCAAGAGTCCTTATTTCCCAGGTATTGAGCATGATTTAATTTCTTCCTTCTGGCCAGTCCTACCATCTGGCTTTCAAGCTGCTTATGAAATTGACAAGAAGGATCAAGTGtttctttttaaag GCAATCAATACTGGGTTGTCAGTGGATACTCTGTACATCCAGGTTATCCAAGGAACATCCACACCCTGGGCTTTCCAAGATATGTTAAGAAAATTGATGCCGCTGTTTATGACGAGAATACCAAAAAAACGTATTTCTTTGTAGGTGACAAGTATTGGAG TTATGATGAAGTCACCAAATCCATGGAAAAGGGTTATCCAAGACGCATATCAGTTGACTTTCCGAGAATTGGCAATAAGGTTGATGCTGCTTTTCAGGAAAAAg gACATTTCTATTTTTTCCATGGCTCAAAGCAGTATGAGATAGACACCAAGTCCAAGAAAGTTATTCGTGAAATGAAGAGCAATAGTTGGTTTGATTGCAAATAA